GGCCGCCTCGAGGGACTCACTGCTCGAGTTCATATCGGGATTGATCGATCCGATGCGGTGTTCGATGGCGGTCTGTTTTTATCTGTCCCACAATAACCACATCGGCATTCATCGATATAAAGCTCTAGCAAAGAGAAGTGACGTTGGTAGATGGAACGGTCAGAAGCGATACAACTGGACTAAAGGAATCGATCCGTAATCGATAGATCGGAAAATACCGATCCGATCTTACGCTTCGTGGTCGGCGTACCACTCCGCGAATTCGGCGAACGCGCGGCCGCGGTGGCTGATCGCGTTCTTCTCCTCGGTGCTCATCTCGGCTAACGTCGTCCCGTTATACTCGAAAATGGGGTCGTAGCCGAACCCGCCCTCTCCGCGCGGGGCGACGAGCGTGCCGGCGACCGATCCCTCGAAGGTCTCCGTTCCGTTAGCATCCGCGTAGACGACGACCGTCCAGAACCGCGCCCGTCGGTTTGCCTCTTCGCTCGCGAGTCGCCAGAGTCGCTCGACGCCGACGGTATCCTCGACGTAGGCCGAGTACGGGCCCGGAAATCCGCCCAGTGTCTCGACGAACAGTCCCGTATCGTCGACGATCACCGGCTCGTCGCTCTCGAGCGCCGCAAACGTCTCGCGGGCGCCGTGGGTCGCGATCTCCTCGAGCGAGTCGCTCTGTACCTCGGTGTAGTCGTACTGAACCTGTTCGACGGATGCGATGCCGTCGAAGTACGATCGCGCCTCGCGAACTTTCCCCTCGTTACCGGTGACGAATCGGATGGTCATATGCTACTCGAGGCGGTGGCTCCCGGGCGAATATAGCCGTCGGTTCGCCGATCACCGATCGGCGTCGACGTACATCCCGATCGCCCAGTGGTTGTCCGAGAGCACGGACTGTCCGAACCCGACGTTTCCGTCGACGGCACACCGCCAGCCGTCTCCGGTGTGCCAGGCGTCGATGTGGTGCATCCGGCCGGAGGACCAGCCGAACGGCGAGTTGGAGCCCTCGAGAACCGGCGACGCTTCGCATTCGCGGTCGGCGTAGGTCGTCGGCGAGAGCTCCGTGATCTCGTACGCTCGAACCTTGTCGCCGTACTGTCGGCGACAGTCCTGGTAGAACACGAGCAGCCGATCGTTGCGGACGATTGGTCGGCCGGCGGGTCGCGTCGCACTCGGTCGATCGGTGACCACGGGGTTCGCGGCGTGTGGCGTCCAGTCGTCCGCGCGAAGCGACTCGCTGTGATAGACGTGAATCCGGTTCTCGTAGACCGAGTCACCGACGATTGCCCACCAACGGCCTTCCCACCTGAAGAGTACCGTATCGTCCGTCCCGTGATCGTTCACAACGGGCGTCGCAACCGGCCGCCACACCGTCGGAAAGTCGACCGCCTCGTACAGCGTGACCGTCGTGCCGTCCGGGCCGCCCTCCTCGGGGACCATATACTGGGTGCCTTCCCACTCGAAGACGTACGGAAAGGAGAGGTGCTCGTCCGTCTCGAGGACGATCCGATCGTACTCCCAGGTGAAGCCGCCGTCCGGGCTCGTCGCGTGTCCGATCGCCGCCGGCGGCGTTCGATCGCGATTCAGGACCTCGAAAAACATGTGCCACTCCCCGGTATCGGTGACGAACAGGAACGGATCCGCGACGAAGTCGACGGCCCCGAAATCGGTGACATCCATCGCGGTGAGTACCGGGTTGACGACCGTCGGATCGGGCTGCAACTCGAGCGGATCCGCGGCGGGCAAGTCGGCCGACGTTGGGGACGGGGACTGCTGAGCCGTCGAAATGACGCCGCCGTCGGACGCGACCGACGGCTGGCGAGACGCGTCCGGCCGAAGCCGCCGGCGGATTCGACGTACGAGGGTGGGACATGTCTGGTGGACGAACCGGCCGCAATGCCACGCCGCTCGAGAGACCGTTCGCGAGTCGATCGCAGCCGATCGAAGTCGTTCGGTAACCGACGCACTGTTGGACGACTCTGGGGTGGTACCGCCGCCGACAGTATCGTTCGTTCGAGCCACTATACGTGACCCTCTCTATCGGTGCTAATTGTTAGTCACTGACTGTCCGGTCGCCGGGAACCACGCGAATCGACAGCATCGATTGACATCCTCCTCCGGCTAAAGCCGCAGGTATTCTCCTTGCTTTGTATAACAGATGCCTACCGGAACCGCTCTGGTCGGCAACCGACGACTGATTAACACTGCTACTGCCGTAGAGCTGACTCACATCGATCGTGAGCGATCAGCGTAATTCACTGGGATGTCGTCGGCGCTGTCGCCGATAGCCTCTACAACAATCCGGCCTTATTTCCGGCGATCGCTCGCAGCGGTTAGTTCTCGTCGTCGTCGACGATGACTTCGACGGGTTCGTCCTCGGTCTCCTGGCTCTGCTCGGTCGTCCCCTGTTCTTGCTGCCAGAGGAGCGCGCCGGCGATGAGCACGACGACCCACGAGCGCCAGTTGGCGAGGTTCAGCGTGTAGCCGACGCCGAAGGGTTTCTCGACGAGCATTCCTTCGCCGGGCTGCCAGTACGACGAGAGCATGCGGCCCATGCTGGGTCGTTCGAAGTTGTACGGTACCCCGAGAATCTCTCCGGAACTCGGCTTGTCTGCCATGCGCGAACGTACATCCTCCCCGGATATGAGTATTGGGTACTCGTCTCTCTGCTCGCAAGGGACCCTCCGAGGTGCGCTCGAGGCGCTATCGCCGCCGGTTTCACCGTTCCGCGACCGCACGCTCGAGCCCGGCGACGAGCCCGTCGGCCATCGCTTCGAGCGCCAAACTGGGCTCGCCGTCGTCGCGTTCGGCCGCCTGCTCGTGCGACATGGGGACGTGGACGAACCCGGCGCTGAACTCCCGATCACTCGTTTCGACGAGATGGCGCGCGGCGTAGAGGAAATTGTTGCAGGCGTGCGTTCCGGCGTCGGTCGACAGCGTGGTCGGGACGCCCGCCTCGAGCATCGCTTCCTTCATCGCTCGAAGCGGCAGTGTCGCGAAGTAGGCGTCCGGCCCGTCGTCCACCGCCGGCTCGTCGACCACCGTTCGAGCCTCGTTGTCGGGGATTCCCGCGGTATCCCGGAGATTGATCCCGACGCGCTCGAGCGAGAGGGTGTTCCGACCGGCGGCCAAGCCGAGTCCGCAGACGATATCGGGGTCGTGGTCGTCGATGGCGGCCTCGAGCGCCGGACGGACGCGGTCGAAGACGACAGGAAGTTCGCGTCCGACGACGGTGGCGTCGCTGACGGTCGTTCCGTCGAGGCGGTTCGCGAGCTGGCTCGCAGGGTTGGATTCGAACTCGCCGAACGGTTCGTAGCCGGTGAGCAGGATCTCGGTCATCGATCGCATCTCAAACTGATCGGGCATGAGTTCCTCGATTCGACGGCCGCGACACGAACGCTTTTCACCCCAACCATCTTACACTAACGCATGAAACGCAACGTCGGCGGTCTCGATCGGATCGTCCGAGGCGTCCTCGGCATCTGGCTGGTCGTGGTCGGTGTGGCAGCGTATTCTGAGGACGAACGTGAACGCGCCGCAATCGCGGCGATCGCGGGACTCGGACTGCTCCAGAACGTGCTGACCGGCTTTTGCGGCGGAAACCTGCTGTTCGGACTCGACACGACCGCCGGTGAGGACGACGCCTGCTCGCTCGAGTAACTGGGCAGCCCACTGATTCCGGCCCGTCGCTGCTCACGTACCCTCTACGTATCGACCCCGGCCCTCTACGTCCCGCAGGCGCTCGAGTACTCTCTCCTCGCCGACCTCGCGGTACCCCTCCCGCACCGCCTCGCGCAGCGGCTCGGGATCGTCCGCGGTGCCGACGAGGCTCTGGTCGAAGACGTGAACGTCCATCGCGTAGTCCTCGACGTGGTCGGTGTGGTAACCGAGGCCGAAGTCGATAAGGTAGGTGCGGTCCGGTGCCGGCTCGCGCCCGTCGCCCGCTCGCTTCTCCCGAGACTCGTTGCATCTCCCGACCCGGACGTTCCGCGTCGTCGGATCGCCGTGGACGAACCCCGCTCGATGGAGTCGGGCGAGGTGGCGGCCGACGTCACGAACGCGCTCGGGCGTGAGAGCGTCGCGGAGGTCGGCGTCGCCGACGTACTCGAGTTCCAGTCGTGCCTCGAGCGGATCGACATCCGACAGCACCGGCGTCGGCACGCCCTCGCGACGGGCGAGACTCGTCAGACGGGCCTCGAGGGTCGTGCGCTCGCGCCGGAGACGCTCGTCGAGGGCGGGATGCCGGTAGCTCTTCGACTCGCGGTGTTTCGTGACTCGGCCGGCGTCGGGCTCGAGGGAGACGAGAGCTTCCGCGCCGCGGACCCGGCCGTCGTCGGTGCGTCCGAGTTGCAGGTCAGACTCGTCGGCCCGCCAGGTGACCGGCACCTGATCGGGCCGGTAGTTCGGATCGACGCGCGAGTCCTCGAGCGCCAGCGTGTCGCCCGCATTGTACATCTTCGCGCCGAGTACGGCGATCATGCCCGCGTTGTCCCGCAGGAATCGCGCCTCGGGGGCGTGGAACTCGGCCCCGCGCTGGGCGCACATCGACTCGAGCATCTCGCGCAGGCGGGCGTTCTGTCCGACGCCGCCGCCGAGGACGAGTTCGTCGCTGCCGGTCAGCGAGAGCGCGCGCTCGGCGACCTCGGTGAGCATTCCGAAGATGTTCTCTTGGAGGGAAAAGCAGACGTCCTCGATCGGCGTCCCATCGTCGTGGGCCTGCTTCGCGGCGCTCATGATCCCCGAAAAGGAGAAGTCCATCCCCTTGACGACGTAGGGGAGGTCGACGTATTCGCCGTCTTCGGCGGCGGCCTCGACTTTCGGCCCGCCGGGGTGTGTCCAGCCGACGTGGCGGGTGAACTTGTCGATCGCGTTGCCGACGCCGGTGTCCATCGTCTCGCCCAGTACGCGATACCGGCCGTTGCGATAGGCCAGCAGGTGGGCGTTCGCGCCGCTCGCGTTCAGGCAGACGGGGGAGTCAAAACCCGACGTGTGCCGGCCGATCTCGAGGTGGGCGACCATGTGGTTGACGCCGACGAGGGGGACCTCGAGGGCCTGGCTCAGCGCGCGCGCGGCCGTGCCGACGATGCGCAGGCAGGGACCGAGACCGGGACCTTGCGAGAAGGCGACGGCATCGATCGGCGGCTCCGAGGACGGACCGTCGTCCGTCTCGCGAGCGTGCTCGAGTGCGGTCTCTACGACGCGTGGAATCGCGTCGTGCATGTGTTCGGCGGCCTCGCGCGGATGGATGCCGCCGCTGTCGGGTTCGTAGGCGTCGCTCTCGATGAATACGTCGTCGGTAGCGCCATCGTAGACGGCCGCGCTGGCCGCCCAGGCGGTGCCTTCGATGCCGAGAATTCGGGTGTCAGAACTCACGTGTAGGTATCCGGCTGTACGATCGGTCGGGAGAGTGGAGCGGAACTGTCCCCGTTATTCCCACTCGGTGTACCCACACTTTCCGCAGTGGGTGCGGTCGCCGTGGTCGGCGAGGAAAACGTCTCCGCAGCGGGGGCACTTCTCGCGCTCCGTGGTGCCGTCGTCGTTGTAGAGTTCGTGTCGTGCCATTTCAGGCCTCCTCCGCTTCCGGCTCGGCGTCCTCTTCGGCGGCACCGATCTTGTTGCGCTCGAGCATGTGGTCCTGCTCGACGTCGCGGGCGTTGTCGGCCGTGTCGTAGACTTTCGCCTGTCCGACGGTCTTGCGCATCCCGAACTTGGTGTCGAGTTTGCGGACGACGACCTCGTCGGCATCCTTGTTCAGTTTGGCCGCGAGACTGTCCCGAACCTGCAGGCGCGAGGGGGTCGCGTCCTCGTGGGTCAGTTCGAAGGTAACGTCCGTTCGATGCAACATGGGGTTCTCCGTTTCGGAGATGATGTCGACGTCCATGATATCACTCAGTTACACTACTATCCCCGTGTAGCGCCTAAAAGGATTTCGAAGCATGCAGCCGATTGCACGGGTACTCGAGTCGGTCTCTCCGTCGACCGGCGAGAACGCCGCTCCGTCGACTGCGCCGACGCTGACGAACGCCGTTGAATTCGGCTTCAACGAATGAGAGTGTTTACATGTTTTGTGGATGAATCCCTTCGGTGATGCCCTCCAGACGACACGTACTCGCCGGCGGCGGCCTCGCCCTCGCGGGGGTCGCCGGCGGCCTCCAGTTCGTCGACAGACCGATCTCACCCGGAGCGACGACCGAGACCGACTGGCCGATGGCGCGGTACGACCCCGCCGGAACCGGTCACAATCCAGCCGCTTCGGGGCCGAAAGACGGCGTCGACGTCGCGTGGCAGCGTGACAGGGAGTCGCCAATGCACGGGCTGGCGGCACCGATTCTCGTCGGGGAGACGCTATACGTCGTCGGCCGAGGGTCGCTCGTCGCGTTCGATCGGACCACCGGCGAAATTCGATTCGCACGGGACGGTCGCTACTGGTCGACGCCTGCTCGAGCCAAAGCGAGAGCCTACCGACACGACACGCTCGCCGTCAGCGGCCGCGAGGGGATTCGCGGAGTGAGCGCCGGCGGCGGCTACGCGGCGTTCGGGCGGTCAGTCGGCACCGAGCGCTGGCACAGCCACGGCGGGGAGGTCCGGCGCTGGTCCAGTTCGTCGCCGCGGGAGCCGTCGCCTGTCACGGCCGACGGGACGGTCTACGGGGTCGTTCCCGACACCGACCGCGTCGTTGCCCTCGATGCGAGCAGCGGCCGCGTCCTGTGGGAGCGAACGGTCGGCGACGAGCGGTCGATCGGTTCGAACCGACCGGCGGTCCGCGACGGGACCGTCTACGTCTCGAGTCGTCCCGGCGACGTCGTCGCGTTCGACGCCGAGACGGGCGACACTCGCTGGAGCGTTAGGCCGGATCCCCACGCGGACAGCGCCCTGAACTACCGTCACTTCGGGCCGGCGACGGCGACCGATGCGGGGCTGGTCGTCCCCGAACAGGAGGGCGTCGTCCTGCTCGACCGGGCCGACGGCAGCCTCCAGTGGGAGTACGTCTACGACGGGAACGCTACCGACGGAAGCGCTGCCGTCGCCGACGGGACCGTGTTCGTCACCGACGGCGCGGAGTCGCTGCACGCGATCGACCTCGAGAGCGGCGAGCGGGAGTGGATCGCCGACTACGGTCCCGACACGGACCCGGTCGTGGCCGACGGCGTCGTCTACCTCGGCTACCAGATCTCCGAACTGGTCGCGATCGACGCCGAGACCGGCGACCGGCGATGGACCTACGAGGATTCGACGTACTTCACGCAGCCGATCGTCGGCGACGGCGCGTTGTACGTCCTCACCGGCGAGGGACTACTGGCTCTCGAGGAGGCGAGCTGACCGTGTCGCGCGACCGAAACGACGGGTACGACCGGCGGGAGTGGTCCGTCGTGCCCGTCCTCTCGGCGGCCGTCGGCCGGCTCAGTCGGAATCCGTCCCTGCTCGTTCCGTTCGCCGCCGCGGGGATCGTTCTCTCCGTCGTCGACGCGCTCCGGCGGCGCGATCCGATCCCGGTCCTCGAGTACGGGGGGCTCGACGAAGCGACTGTCTACGTCGAGTTTCCCGGTTATCCGACCGGCGTTGGGCAGACGACGCTGCCCCTCGAGTCGCTCGTCGGACTCGAGGCGCCGTATCTCGCGTGGGGATTCGGACTGTACGTCCTCTCCGTGCTCGCGGTTTCGATCGCCGGGGTTATCACCTTGACACGCCTGCTGGACGGCGAGACGCGTCTCGGACCGCTCCCGTCGTATCTCGGGCTCGTAGTCGGAATCGACCTCGCGCATCGGCTGCTCGGCTCGATCGGGTTCCTTCAGGAGATGGGGCTGCTCGGGCTTGTTCCGCTGGCAGCGTTCTTCGCCGTGCTGGTGTGGCTCTTTCCAGTGCCCGGACTCGTTGCCGCTGGCATGCCGCCCTGGACGGCGATCCGACATGCCGGCGCCTGGACCCGGGGCGTCCGCTGGTCGGTGCTCGGACTGATACTCGTCCTCGGAATCGTCACCTGGCTTCTCACCAGCGTTCCCGTCATCGGCGCGTTCCTGGGTAGCGCGCTCGTCGCACCGGTTCACGCCGTCGCGATCGTCTCGCTGTTCGAGAACCACCGTGACGAACGGGTCGGGATGCCGGTCGAAGCGAGACTCTAAGCCACTGAAACGGTTTCCACACCGATCGCGACGCTGTCCTGGGACCGCGGGTTGACTGACTTCAGCGACTACTATCACCGTCGAGAACGGCCAGACCACGGGGCGTCTGCGTCTCGAGTTCCGCTGGCCAGTCGATAACGACGCGCTCCCAGCGGCCGCCGAAGTCCTCGCTGACGAACAGGCCCCGGTTGTTCAGCGCGTAGACGACGCCGTCCTCGCGCGTCGTGTCGAAGACGGCACGAACGACCCCGTCGCCCGTCGGCAGCCCGTGGTCGTCGAGTCGCTCCCAGGGGTCGCCGTCGGTGCGGCGGTAGGCGTACGACTCGGCCGTCTCGGCCGTGTGGGCGCTTCGAGCGCCGCTCGCGCTCGAGACGATGACCGAGTCCGGATCGCCCGGGTCGGTAGCGAGCCCCCAGCAGTAGGTGTGGTCGAGGCCCTCCTGGGGATGGGTCCAGGACTCGCCGCCGTCGTCGCTCTCGGCGTAGCCGTCGCCCGCGGCGGTGTAGACGCGCCCCTCTCGGCCCGGGTGGATCGCCAGCGTGTGGTTGTCCCGGCGGGAGCCTTCGGGTCGTTCGTGCCAGGTCTCGCCGCCGTCGGTGCTCAGGACGAACGCGCCGGCCTCGATGCCGACGTAGAGACGGTCGGGATCGAACGGATCGACCTCGAGCCAGCGGACGTGGTGGGTGTGCGGGCGCGGCGGGAAGTACCACTCCTCGGCGGAGGGGAGATCGGTCAATCCCGGGAGTACAGTCCAGGAGTCGCCGCCGTCCGTGGAACGGTAGACGCGACTCGGCTCTGTGCCTGCGTAAACCACGTCCGGGTCGTGGGGGCTGACCGCAAGCGACATGACCGCGTCGCTGACGAACTCGGCCTCGAGGCGCTCGAACGACGAAACGCCGGCATCGGCGCTCTGCTCGCCCGTCCTGTCCTCCGTCGACTGCGCGCGAAAGAGTCCGTCCTCGAAGGTCCCGACGAAGACGCGATCCGGGGCGGCGGGGGAAGCGGCGACGCACTCGAGATCGTAGCCCTCGAGGCGGGTTGTCACCGTCCAGTCGGTATCGGTCGGTCCGCCTGGGGTACACACGAGGAGTCGATCGCGGAGTGCCGCGTAGAGGGTCGACATGGTGGGACGGACGGGTGCCAGCTACAAACGATCAGGGGTGGCGAAGCGGGCCGGGCGACTCGAGGCGACTCGATAACCGTCTCGATCGGGAGCGTCCCACTGGGCCTGCTTTCACGACGAAACTCCCGTTGTAACCGGAGTCGGATACGGCAAACTATCACCCCGACGAACAATGCTCGGCTCGGACGCGGTCGACCGCGCGGCTCGGATCCGGTCGTGTTTCGCGGTAGTCACGATACCGAGACTTCCACCAGAATTAATACATCTCGGCCACCAACCGATGGCTCGACTATGACCGACCGGCCGCCGTCCCCACAAACGCCGACCGCCCTCTCCACGACCGCCGCCGACGAGGACCGTGTCGTCGCAACGACACCCCAGCTCACCGCGCGCATCGAAGACGCGGTCGGCTGTCGACTCGACGAGAGCGTCCTCGAGGAGTTGCTCCTCGAACTCGACCGCAGCGAGTACGTCGAGTGGGTGACGATGACGCGAAACGGCGAGTACGTCTGGGATCTGACCGACTCGCCCGACCTGATCGCCGACGCCGTGGCGACGGCCGTCGTCGAGCGCGTCGAAGGGTGGCTCGAGGGGAAACTCGACGACTAGCGCCGCGGACGCGCTCGATCGGAGACCGGCCCGACTGTGGGTCGTAGACGCGTCGGATGTCGGCTCGCTTCCCGTCCGGAGCGGACGTACCAAAGAGGACAAGAGCGGTCAGTTTGTGGGAAATGACATGGACCGTGAACGTCGCGCAGTGCTAGTCAGTGCAGGGACGCTTTCAATGGGTGCCGTCGCCGGGTGTCTGTCGAGCAGTTCGCCGGAGCCTCGTGCGGTCGACATGTACTACCCCGAACCCCGCGTCGTCGACGTCGACAGCGAGCACCAGTCCGGAGACAGATACGACTTCACCGTCGAAATCGAAAACACCGGAGCGAGCGGCGACGTCGGGACGACGCTCGTCTGGATGGACGATCAGAACGACGACCCGTACGACGCGTCCACGGACGCGGAAACCAGCAGCGAGCGGTACTTCGACGCCGACGAGCGCCGGGAAGTGACCGTTACCGAGGAGCAGCCGACGGACCAGGAGGCGTACGGATTTCGAGTCTGGGCCGCGGAGATCGGCGTCGAGATCGAGAACGAGGGCGACGACGGACGAGTCGACGTTCGATTGCTAGACGGCAGCGAGGTCGTAGACGACGCCGAGCTACGACTGGACGCCGACGAGACGACGACCTTCGAATTCGAGAGCGACTACGCCGAGGCCCACCCGGAGGAACTCGAGATCGAAGTCGAAGCTATCGAATAACGATCCGTTTCGTCGTTCGCGTGACCGCCAGTAGAGCGGGCAGTTCGGGTACATCATTATAGTAACAACTGAAACGATGTACACATCGATCGCATAGCTCGCGGGTCGTCCCTCCCCGCTCGCTTTCCGCGGTTCTCGCTCACTCCGTTCGCTCCGAACCGCGTACGTTCCGAACCGCGCTGCCTCCTGCGATCGGGTGTGTAGTGATTTTCAGTGGCTACTATAGCGTTCGGCTCGCTCGAGGTGTGACCCGATAGCATTCGTCTATCGCGGCTGACACCAACGGGGTTATGTCCACCCAGTTCGGACCGCTGGTATGACACTCCCCGCCTCCACTACCGACCCCCTGATACCCGATAAGACGATGCTGTACTGTTTCGACTGCGGCCACGAGAGTCCCATCGAGGGCGACTGGAACCAGCGACCGAACGGCGACGCGGTCGACTACGACTGTCCGGTCTGTCGGACGACGATCACCAGCCGACCGCGCCGGGATCGCCACCAGCCCGGCGGCGAAGCGAGACTGCTTCACTGCTCGAGCGACTGATTGGGCGCTCAGTCCCCGCGGAGAACGAGCGGCCCCATCGCGGACGTTCGCTTCGCGATTGTCGCCAACCGGAGGATGTAGGAGACGAACAGCAAGAACGGCAGGACACAGATCGTGTACGCGGCACAGATGACCCACAGCCAGACGTCGATCCCGAGGAGCGTGCCGCTGATCGAGGTCCCGTCGACGAGCATCACCATGCCACCCGCGACGACGAGCGCCGGCACCGCGAGATACAGAATTCCCTGCGAGAGTTTGACCAGCGACCACTGGAAGTAGAGCGTCTTGATGTACTCCCGCGCGGGGCCGTACATCGTGAGCGCCTCGAGCGTTTCCCGACCCGTCTCGCGTTGTGCCGTCGTGAGGCGGTCCTCGTATTGGTCCAGCAGCCAGCGCAGATCGTACATCTTCCGGTCGTAGTTGTAGTTCAGCGCGGCTTTCATCACCGCGAAGGAGCCGAAATCGGCGTTCTCGAGCTGGTCCGTCGCTACCTCGGCGTTCTCGAGCAGGTCCTCGACGTACGCCTCGGTGTGCTCCCGGAACTCCTCGTCGTCGCTCTCTTGGACCGCGTTCTCGAACGCGCGAGCGCGGTCGCTGGTCGCGTCGATGAGTTCCTTGAGAAAGAGCGCCGGATTGGCGGGGCTGGGAAACTCGAGTAAGTCGTCGGTATTCTTGTAGAAGTCCATCGCCAGATCCATCCGCCGGCGCTGGCTGCCGAGCGGGCCGATCTCCTGGGAGAGGACGAGTTGGTTGATCGAGACGACCAGCGTGGTACCGGTGATGAGCGCGCCGATCAGCGCCTGAAAGGACATCTTGACCCAGTCGGTGGTCAACAGCACCTCCTGTGCCGACGGCGGGTTCGAGACCCCCCAGAACATGAGCGCCCCGAAGATCCCGGCGGCCATTCCTCCAGTGAGCGCCCACCGATTCGCGTTGAGCAGCACCCAGAGCTTGTAGCGATTCTCAGCGGCCCGACCCCGCATCGTGTTGTCGGACGAGAAGTCCTTCATGCGTCCTCGAGCGACCGCTCGAAGATCAGGTACTTCGTCCCACCGCCGTCGTAGGAGACGGTCTCCACGAGTCGCCACCCCTCCGCGGCCAGTTCGTTGAGTCGTTGCTCGGGGTT
Above is a window of Natronorubrum tibetense GA33 DNA encoding:
- a CDS encoding glucosamine inositolphosphorylceramide transferase family protein; translated protein: MARTNDTVGGGTTPESSNSASVTERLRSAAIDSRTVSRAAWHCGRFVHQTCPTLVRRIRRRLRPDASRQPSVASDGGVISTAQQSPSPTSADLPAADPLELQPDPTVVNPVLTAMDVTDFGAVDFVADPFLFVTDTGEWHMFFEVLNRDRTPPAAIGHATSPDGGFTWEYDRIVLETDEHLSFPYVFEWEGTQYMVPEEGGPDGTTVTLYEAVDFPTVWRPVATPVVNDHGTDDTVLFRWEGRWWAIVGDSVYENRIHVYHSESLRADDWTPHAANPVVTDRPSATRPAGRPIVRNDRLLVFYQDCRRQYGDKVRAYEITELSPTTYADRECEASPVLEGSNSPFGWSSGRMHHIDAWHTGDGWRCAVDGNVGFGQSVLSDNHWAIGMYVDADR
- a CDS encoding XTP/dITP diphosphatase, producing MTIRFVTGNEGKVREARSYFDGIASVEQVQYDYTEVQSDSLEEIATHGARETFAALESDEPVIVDDTGLFVETLGGFPGPYSAYVEDTVGVERLWRLASEEANRRARFWTVVVYADANGTETFEGSVAGTLVAPRGEGGFGYDPIFEYNGTTLAEMSTEEKNAISHRGRAFAEFAEWYADHEA
- a CDS encoding PQQ-binding-like beta-propeller repeat protein is translated as MPSRRHVLAGGGLALAGVAGGLQFVDRPISPGATTETDWPMARYDPAGTGHNPAASGPKDGVDVAWQRDRESPMHGLAAPILVGETLYVVGRGSLVAFDRTTGEIRFARDGRYWSTPARAKARAYRHDTLAVSGREGIRGVSAGGGYAAFGRSVGTERWHSHGGEVRRWSSSSPREPSPVTADGTVYGVVPDTDRVVALDASSGRVLWERTVGDERSIGSNRPAVRDGTVYVSSRPGDVVAFDAETGDTRWSVRPDPHADSALNYRHFGPATATDAGLVVPEQEGVVLLDRADGSLQWEYVYDGNATDGSAAVADGTVFVTDGAESLHAIDLESGEREWIADYGPDTDPVVADGVVYLGYQISELVAIDAETGDRRWTYEDSTYFTQPIVGDGALYVLTGEGLLALEEAS
- a CDS encoding beta propeller repeat protein codes for the protein MSTLYAALRDRLLVCTPGGPTDTDWTVTTRLEGYDLECVAASPAAPDRVFVGTFEDGLFRAQSTEDRTGEQSADAGVSSFERLEAEFVSDAVMSLAVSPHDPDVVYAGTEPSRVYRSTDGGDSWTVLPGLTDLPSAEEWYFPPRPHTHHVRWLEVDPFDPDRLYVGIEAGAFVLSTDGGETWHERPEGSRRDNHTLAIHPGREGRVYTAAGDGYAESDDGGESWTHPQEGLDHTYCWGLATDPGDPDSVIVSSASGARSAHTAETAESYAYRRTDGDPWERLDDHGLPTGDGVVRAVFDTTREDGVVYALNNRGLFVSEDFGGRWERVVIDWPAELETQTPRGLAVLDGDSSR
- a CDS encoding bifunctional N(6)-L-threonylcarbamoyladenine synthase/serine/threonine protein kinase, which produces MSSDTRILGIEGTAWAASAAVYDGATDDVFIESDAYEPDSGGIHPREAAEHMHDAIPRVVETALEHARETDDGPSSEPPIDAVAFSQGPGLGPCLRIVGTAARALSQALEVPLVGVNHMVAHLEIGRHTSGFDSPVCLNASGANAHLLAYRNGRYRVLGETMDTGVGNAIDKFTRHVGWTHPGGPKVEAAAEDGEYVDLPYVVKGMDFSFSGIMSAAKQAHDDGTPIEDVCFSLQENIFGMLTEVAERALSLTGSDELVLGGGVGQNARLREMLESMCAQRGAEFHAPEARFLRDNAGMIAVLGAKMYNAGDTLALEDSRVDPNYRPDQVPVTWRADESDLQLGRTDDGRVRGAEALVSLEPDAGRVTKHRESKSYRHPALDERLRRERTTLEARLTSLARREGVPTPVLSDVDPLEARLELEYVGDADLRDALTPERVRDVGRHLARLHRAGFVHGDPTTRNVRVGRCNESREKRAGDGREPAPDRTYLIDFGLGYHTDHVEDYAMDVHVFDQSLVGTADDPEPLREAVREGYREVGEERVLERLRDVEGRGRYVEGT
- a CDS encoding YgaP family membrane protein; amino-acid sequence: MKRNVGGLDRIVRGVLGIWLVVVGVAAYSEDERERAAIAAIAGLGLLQNVLTGFCGGNLLFGLDTTAGEDDACSLE
- a CDS encoding DUF4177 domain-containing protein yields the protein MTSESADWEYKAVEPPTELTKRESANPEQRLNELAAEGWRLVETVSYDGGGTKYLIFERSLEDA
- a CDS encoding 30S ribosomal protein S24e; this encodes MDVDIISETENPMLHRTDVTFELTHEDATPSRLQVRDSLAAKLNKDADEVVVRKLDTKFGMRKTVGQAKVYDTADNARDVEQDHMLERNKIGAAEEDAEPEAEEA
- a CDS encoding DUF5808 domain-containing protein produces the protein MADKPSSGEILGVPYNFERPSMGRMLSSYWQPGEGMLVEKPFGVGYTLNLANWRSWVVVLIAGALLWQQEQGTTEQSQETEDEPVEVIVDDDEN
- a CDS encoding 30S ribosomal protein S27ae encodes the protein MARHELYNDDGTTEREKCPRCGDVFLADHGDRTHCGKCGYTEWE
- the pcp gene encoding pyroglutamyl-peptidase I, whose protein sequence is MPDQFEMRSMTEILLTGYEPFGEFESNPASQLANRLDGTTVSDATVVGRELPVVFDRVRPALEAAIDDHDPDIVCGLGLAAGRNTLSLERVGINLRDTAGIPDNEARTVVDEPAVDDGPDAYFATLPLRAMKEAMLEAGVPTTLSTDAGTHACNNFLYAARHLVETSDREFSAGFVHVPMSHEQAAERDDGEPSLALEAMADGLVAGLERAVAER